Sequence from the Candidatus Poribacteria bacterium genome:
AAGATTTGATTCTTCTTCGGCCTTTGGGGCGGAAGGGTGGATTGTATCCTTATCAAATCATTGAAAAGCCCTCATGAGGAATGCCCAGACTTTAAAAAGAGATCGATTTAAGGTAAAATCATAGGGTGAAATCATTATGAGTTCGGGGTGTCAATCCGCCCTGGATGGGGGTGATCGTATGAGGGTGGGTGTTCTTATCCCGATTATCTTCCTCCTTCCGATGTTTTCAGGTTGCCTCTGGAGCGAATATCTGTTCGTTGAGACCGGCTTTAAGCCGGAGGAGTTCGTGAACTACGCCCTCCAATCGAACGGCGCTAAGGTCAGGGTTTCGGAAGATAATCCAGAGCATCCGGCTTCAACCTTGATAAACGGCGTTAAGGATTCGAACCTGTGGGATCAGGGCGAAGGGTGGGAGCTGCCTTACAGCATTTCCCTGATAGTATGGAGGGATAACATGCGTCAGGCGGTCGATATGCCAGCGGTTGAATCTCTCGGATGGGTGATCATAGATCTTCCGGAGCCGAAGCTGATAGATCGGATCGTGATCTACACGATAAACTCCAAGAAATACCCGGCCGCACAGTACGGGGTTAAAAACCTCATCATCCAATACAAACCCTATAACCCGAGGATCCCTAACCCCGGATGGTTTGCCATAGAGAGGACTGACAGAAGCCTCGGACAGCCGATCGACGGGGTTAAGGACAACAAAGGCGGTGTTATAGACGTTAGGTTTAAGCCCGTATACACCCAATCCATCATGATAACCATTCAGGATACCAACGATATGAAGAGGGTCAAAACCTTCTATCTTGAGGGTAAGATAAGGCTTTTGGAGATAGAGGTTTACGGGAGAGAGAGGAAATCCAAAGGTGAGGAGGAGCTGTTTTGAAGGGGAAAGGCGATATCCGCGTACCGCTGTGCAGGCCCTGGGTGGGCGAGGAGGAGATGAGGGCGGTGGCGGAGGTCATCAGATCGGGTTGGCTGAGCACAGGGCCCAGAACGTTGGAGTTTGAAAAGGAGTTCGCCCGATATGTGGGAGCCAAGCACGCTATAGCTACTAGCTCCTGTACTTCCGCTCTCCACCTCTCTCTGGTGGCATCGGGCGTGGAGGAGGGCGACGAGGTTATAACCTCCACCTTCACCTACACGGCAACGGCCGAGGCGATAGGATATACGGGAGCAAGACCGGTTTTCGCCGACATCGATCCCGCCACGCTCAATATCCTGCCCGATGAGATCGAGGGCAAGATCACGGATCGGACGAGGGTGATCATCCCCGTACATGTGGCGGGCTATCCCTGTCGGATGGATGAGATATACGACATCGCCGGACGATATGAGCTTTCGGTGATCAACGACGCGGCTCACGCCATATCGACTGAGATCGGAGGCCGAAAAATCGGATCGATGGAGCATCTCAACTGTTTCAGCTTCTACGCGACCAAGAACATCACAACCGGCGAGGGAGGTATGGTCACGCTCAATGAGGATGAGCTTGCCGAAAAGCTCCGGCTTATGCGATTACACGGGATCGATCGTTATACGTGGGCGAGGCTTCAAGGGGATAGACGATGGTATTATGAGGTGGTGGAGAGGGGATTCAAATACAACATGAGCGATATCCAGGCCGCTATGGGCCTATGCCAGCTACGAAAGATAGATGAGATTCAAAGGAGACGTGAGGAGATAGCCGCCAGATATACCAGAGCCTTCTCGGATATCGAGCCGATCCTCACCCCATCTATCCCCGCTGATGGCAAACATTCCTGGCATCTCTATATAATCCGCCTGAATTTGGAGATGCTCAGGATAGACAGGGACGAGTTTATAAGGCAGATGGCGGAGAGAGGTATCGAATGCAGCGTCCATTTCATACCACTCCATCTCCATCCTTTCTATCGCAAACGATACGGATACAAACCCGGCGATTTCCCCAAAGCCGAGCAGGCCTATAGACAGGTTGTCACCTTGCCCCTCTTCAGTGGCATGAAAGATGAAGAGGTCGACCTTGTCATAGATTGCGTCCTGGATATAATCCGGAATCATAGGAGGTGAGCCCGGAAACGTGATACACCTGCTGATCTGTCTTTATCTGTTCGTCTCTCCGACGGCGATTCTCATATCAGCTCAGGGTGAAATACCCTGGCGAGGGGATGTCATCCTGTTTGACCTTCATATCTCCTTCGGATCGGATCGACCGGTTCGTGAGATCTCCCTCTCGCTCCCCCAGGGAGCTGTCCTCGGCTACATGAGCTTTGAGGGGGATCCCGTCTCATGGATGAGTGAGAAGGATAAGCTGGTGATCTCGCTGCCGAGGGAGGTCCCTGCCGGCGAGAGGTTCGGGCTGAACATGAGATATAGCCTGCGATTATCGACGGGAAAGCTGATAGAGATAGCGAGGTGGGCGCCGGGGTTCGGGTATCCCGTTCCGATCACCCTGTCGTTGAAGCTCCCGCCGTGGTTTAGATTACGAGATGTTCCGAAGGCCAAAGCTATCGAATCCGGAGGGATGAGAATCTATACGTGGAGGGATCGACGAGCGACGGGATTTACGCTCGTTAAAATGGAGCCCCCGAAGCCAGTGCCGGTGATGGATCTGGCCGATCGAAATTATACCCCTCATCTTTTCAGGCTGATCTATCGTCCAAAGGAGAAGACCTGGTATGCATACATCGATCGAAATTGCCTCGTCTCGAAGGATGGGATACGGTGGGAGGCCTCAAACAAGGAAAACCCGATCCCTCCTAAGGCGATGGAGAGGTGGGTCCGCGACCTGGGAGGTGGGAGATCCTTTCACCTCGTCATTCGTTCACATCTGATGGAGGGCTTTCTGGAGACGCCTGATGGGATCGGAAGGAGATATGAGATCGACCGAATTCACCCTTCTGAAGGGGAGGTGGCAGGTTTAGTTTTCGATCCAGGATCGAAGAGACTCCATCTGATCTATCTCGATCGCAACGGTGATCTAAGGCATAGATCTCTGTTTCCGCCATATCGGCCCAATAACTGGATTCCGAAGCTAGGCGGGGGATCGAAGGGATATCCGGTGGCGAAAAGTGTGGATGATTTCGCTCTGAGCATAGATAAATCGGAAAACCCCGCCCGGCTGATCGTCGTTTATATCAGAAAGGGAGAAGTTATGAGGAGGGATTACGACGGGGCAAGTTGGTCAGATCGAGAGTTCAAGCTGCCGCTCCCATCCGGAGAGGTGGAGAGGATATCGATGAACGATGAGAGTTCCGAGAGAGCTGGCCTTCTCTATCTAGTATCCTCCCCGATGAAACGGGTGATGTTTCTACCGCTTTGGAGGTGATGAATTGAGAAGTATCAG
This genomic interval carries:
- a CDS encoding DegT/DnrJ/EryC1/StrS family aminotransferase — encoded protein: MRAVAEVIRSGWLSTGPRTLEFEKEFARYVGAKHAIATSSCTSALHLSLVASGVEEGDEVITSTFTYTATAEAIGYTGARPVFADIDPATLNILPDEIEGKITDRTRVIIPVHVAGYPCRMDEIYDIAGRYELSVINDAAHAISTEIGGRKIGSMEHLNCFSFYATKNITTGEGGMVTLNEDELAEKLRLMRLHGIDRYTWARLQGDRRWYYEVVERGFKYNMSDIQAAMGLCQLRKIDEIQRRREEIAARYTRAFSDIEPILTPSIPADGKHSWHLYIIRLNLEMLRIDRDEFIRQMAERGIECSVHFIPLHLHPFYRKRYGYKPGDFPKAEQAYRQVVTLPLFSGMKDEEVDLVIDCVLDIIRNHRR